Genomic segment of Bemisia tabaci chromosome 9, PGI_BMITA_v3:
CAAGCCGACTTCTTTTTACGTTGACTCAGTCAGGAAAGAGTGAATGGCTGAATCCAGAGTTGACAATGAATGTCTTCAGCAGTACGATGTATCCTACAATAAGACGAAGACACATAAAATTCAGCAAACATGAACAGAAGGTACGTAGGTACTGAATACATATCTTGAGGATATCATGCATGGAACGTTAACGAGACAGAGGAAGAAGCATTTTTATTGAGGGCGTCTTGCAAAGAATGGAAGGTTAGCAAGAAAGCATCGTAGTTTAAGTTTTTCTATCTAAATTCCGCGCGATACACAATGAACACATTATATTGATCAAAATTCAActcaaaagtgagaaattgGCCATATTGGCGCTGTTTCTAAACTGCAACTATCCCCTCACCAAAAAAGCAAAGTCTATCAAATTGGCCACAGAACGGATCCCAGTTTGCGacaacagtggcgaggcatgctttgcgatacatcgattgatctgtcattgaaacctgaagggaaaggatcgataagcagggtgtttgcaacaaacaccttcatagtcgattccttaccatagcttcaaatgggggaatattgataatcgatcattcacgcctcgccattgtgCAACTTATATACCTCCTCaggaaattgttgaaaaaaccAGTCGTCTCAGGGGCAATTTTAAGCTGTTTTGAGGTTTTGACCATAGGTAAATCTAGACTTTTGTAACGCTGGGGTCGGAAAGGGGGTCCAGGAGCATCTgctccctgaaaattttcgaaattttaaagcacctaatatgcagtttgagtcattTTTACCATAAATAATTACCAATTAATGTAAGCATCCTTCCTTCTTcctaatttctcgaaaaaattaatggaCATAAAAAATTGGACCAGAAGTCCTATAACCCCTAGTTCCGGCCAcgacccaagtagcacagattgcaaaagtagcaattacatagtaaaaatattgcaattccacagagtgttgtgtatgttgcctagctcctatttgaaggggccccatttattgaaaaatattgcaatgaaattggaGTAAGTTGCAATtattcattgcattgcatattgcctattttgttgacacatggagctcattttgttgattctTTAAAAACGGCATGAATCAagtaaatgatgtaaaaatgtaGCAGCTCAATAGtaaaaaaatggaccactaggcaaggtacgaatttaagcaatctgatacatgtttccttaccagaatttcacgtagaacacgattcgtgcaacgaaaattactgagaccaactcctaacgaagatgttaacgtttttatttcacattggttacgaggaatttgcactgcccgcttacaagaaactcaaagctctacttgagtcaaatcgcgcactacaacggtttcagcaagcttctcaatcgagcaatgttcatttagcgcgcgatgtgaatcacgtagagcattgagttttcatgggcgggtggtttgaattcacgcatcaagaatcattaaactatcttcgtaaggagttaatttcggtaatttttgccGTGCTCGTCgcattttacatgaaattttggttaagaaacatttatcagaatgctgaaattcgtaccttgcctgGTGGACCattacaattttcttgaaatcagattgaaatttaattccaatattttcgttgcactgtgctacttggagTGCTTTTCTTGAGGAATTCCTTGTGGAGGGATTTTCGACTTACACAATAGAGGGCAGCACGAGTGGGAATCAAAGCATGACTGGGCCTCCCCGAGGGTTGTTTCACATGGAGGTGGTGTTCCACTCGTCGTCAGAGCGGACTTTGTCGCCGTTGGGTCGGTCAGCGGCCGCGGCGGCGATTTGGTCCATCCTCTCGAGTTCGTCCTTGCTCAAGTGCTCCACGATTCCAGCGCCCAAAGCGTCACCCAACACGTTGGCCACCGTTCGGAATCGATCCCTGAAAACGCCAAAACCCACgtcaaatgaaaattattcaaaatccACCATTCGGCCAAAGTTCCCCTGGTTGGCCttccacggaaaaaattaaattgctcatttaacaattaaattgctgcTATAACAATTAGATTCCTGAAACAAGTGACTGCTGCAGCAACGTTTCAACGTatatttcacaacaaaaaatgctacacaggaaaaaaaacacattggatctagagtcccgactcttcaaaacattgacaagaaaaaatactcttgattcgatcagatttaagcttaaatcaaaaagaaatccgctcaaattaagaggcttggttcttgatttaagcaaacatccgattgaatcaagactatttttccttgtctatgtttttaagagtctggactctagatccaagcttcTTTATTTTCCATTGATATTTTTGGGACCGGGAAGGTTTGCTTGGGAGAAATGCACTCAGACGCTTACTCATGCCTTTACGAATCCATGTCGCTCATCCGTGAGCAAGGACATTTCTATGTCGCTGaagggtcattccacgcctaggtagtccggggggtattttttttcccccctccaaatgacccaacaatatttatttttggactccttaatactcctagtttttggaaatatatggGGTTTAcatctgttttgttttttttctcgcaattttcacgtgTTTTGTAACCCCATTGGTTAGCTTCatcctactgtaaaaagagagacagtttggtagcaatattttctggtgttcccgccaaaaccaagtttcagtttatgtttgcagttgtcaagaaactgattcaatgtgctcctgcaaagtttcaatttttaaaagtaattactgtgtattatatgtaacttttaaaacttagtgtactgactgtcacatccgttacgcaaaacatgggttttttaatgtaactattttaattaATGTTATTTTGAGATGCTAATTTTTTCCGTACGTCTTCAAGTCAAGTACAGCTTtcaagtattttttccaaatttttatttcaacaattgataggcaaaactgcgtaacgggtgtgacacgttacgggtgtgaccaatgagaagaggcttcaattatgcagttgttgcctcacttctcaccattttttctatggttatcacaagaaatacactcatatgcaCAATTAGAGGTATGTATACATctaataagagagagatagccaacttttttgccatatttcagtatttaaagtgaatacacctatctcaaaaggacttcaaatagaactcgttgaactctctccgattggattgaaatattttcactttactaTAGGCCTAGACCTATCgtaccaggatttttttttggttaatttggaTCATGCGAGGTCCAGGACCGCGGGGACGAAAGGGGAATCCTGGGCTAcccgaagaaaagccctgggacggtaggtctgggccaccctgtagaaaaatgtagttttggcatgttctacattaaaatgcgtcaaattgctgagtgatttactgcttaggattgcctacaataagagtatgaaaagaaaagtaagttttttaacttttaatttctctcagaaatgatggacctcagagagacaatctgtcacacccgttacgtcacacccgtaacgcaaacggtaggtctgggccgccaccttgtagaaaaatgtagttttggcatgttctacattaaaattcgtcaaattgctgattgatttactgcttaggattgcctgcaataagagtatgagaagaaaagtatgttttttaacttttaaactctctcagaaatgatggacctcagagagacaatctgtcacacccgttacgtcacacccgttacgcaaactctcccatttttcaaggaaagaaaaaaagataatcgaaaacggatcatctgcagatgaagcaaaaacccttggcttcatcatatgatttaatcagatttttaaattcataaaatccgctgagtttccactttacactcactgaggaaaaactcacttccaaaatcggtcacGCCCGTTACgcagccttttaattttttcctgaggaatggaacaaagtaaaaaatatttctgataaactaaaatgatctataaaaaaagttctttctgctactgcagataattttttaattaaaccccaagaaagagttcaaatttttgtttaaagttaaattgttgtcacacccgttacaatggaatgacccTGAAGAGTACTCAGGGCGACTCTCTTAGAAATCTGAGTGACTCAAGGGAATGTTCTATATTGATAGTGAATCAGAGTGAATTTCCTTACAGTGCTCGGCGTACACTACAAAATACGGTGCACACTCCGGCAGGCGCAATGTAGGCAATTAGCACGTCAGAACGTATATGCAAAATGGTGTAGTGTTTGAAGTATCTCCGGGATGTGGAAGGCGCTTTATCGGGTCCCCGCAAGCACGCCTTACCTGCTCGCGATAGTTTGAATTCGCAGGGTCAGGGAATTAAAGCACtactgtgggctgattgttgaaatcgatagacaaagctttagacaaagaagacatggggggTATGAAACGATCCTATGGactgaaatgtgtggttctcgtagactaagggaggaaatgatggaatAACTATCGGGTTCTTCATGGACTGCCGTTAACTAGTCTATTACctgtctcctttgtccattgcaaccatcagcttccaccaataggatccctacaTACCCCTttcgccttctttgtctatagctttgtctatcaatttcaacaatcaacccgctgccGTGCTTACAGTGCCGTGCGAAAACTTACAGAAGCCAATCAACAGCGATGATGAGCGTGATGTCCTCCGCTGGTAAGCCCACCGTGTCCAATACCATGACCATTGTGACAAGACCAGCTTGAGGGATACCTGCCGCACCAATACTGGCGAAAGTTGCCGTCAcactaaaacaaaaaaaaagaaacaaacttAGTCTTGAGTCTTAGTCTCTAGAGAATAACATGAGGAAAaacgtataaaaaaaaaaaaaattactggcaAAATATTATTGATTCTACTCAGCCAATTTAGCGCTTTGAGGCACCTGAAAAGCGtttataaattacgtaacgcactttttggTTATCCACTtaagtttgtaggcgccagtgagcctctcgcgctggcagtacgccgctccgctctgttaggctttaataggtatttatactcgcatagccggcgttttttaactcatgattttgaaatgtctgcacactctgcattgattattctcatttaaattgatgggaaaaaaacatgtatcaatttatcaaaggagaataatataatgcgacggtgtaagtcggcaatcacataactcgtttgcggtgtctgaaaatctccgcctctatgttatttttttaaaggagaacaaattgacattatatcttgaagtttttgcggaattttcttGGCATGGAGAAGGAAAATCATGTCAGTTTGAAAGAATTGCAGTTGAGTGGTTTCCCGTTTAAAAGATACAGATAAAGCCatcatttacttttttcaaatacCATCTTTCATAGCCATGTTAAATATTTGTATAATAGCCAGGTTAAATACCAAGTTTATAATAGCCAAGCTAAATACGAAGTATATAATAGTCAAGTTAAATACCTGACGGCGAGGACGTCACCGAAACTGAGAGGGACCTGACGGACTTGGGCGATGAAGATGGCGGCGACGGCTTCGTAGAGGGCGGTGCCGTCCATGTTGATTGTGGCTCCGATCGGCATGACGAAGCGCGAGACTCGTGGGTCCACCCCGTTGTCCTCCTCCAGGCATCGCATCGACACCGGCAAAGACGCGTTACTGATGTCAACAACAAAGGAAAAACAACATATAATGAATTATTAGAAATCGGGATGGGAAAAATGTCATGAACAAATCTTGGATGAAATAAAACCTAAGGCGTACAGAGTGTACTGTAGTACTCGATCCCTTGATCCGTGGATGACGGGTAGACACAACTaaaccgcgtttaacagaaaggaaccaagccacatcagctattgccaatggagaatttgcaagggtctgaaatttgatgaatttcctgtttaagtggaatcctctgagtgaactgaacacgaagatacccttgattcataaattgagcgattattagaggagatatgacaaaataaccgattctgctaaaatacatgcgtttaaatgggaaatgccgccagatgacgtcacaaggcggcgcattttctcacttttaaatcaatttttctccaatttcccatgtcagaaaaaaattatgaaaaatattgcgaactcagctcattaggcactttcagatgaagcaataaaaaaattgcgtgcaaattctccattggacgtatttctacgaaacagacctaaatgtggaggtgagaaatatggggtgtgctcgtcgaagctgcctaagaagcaatgtaaaagtggacgtgattccttttgtagaattggaaaagcgggatattacattctatcaaacagacctatgtggcaactgaatgcggaactcatgagccgcgggcatggcaagagagccttgtgcacagggctcatgagttaagggCTCACTCTAGCGATCTCCCCGTCGTGGCGGCGCTCGTTCGttgtcgctgacgtcactggcgctttattattatcattcactcttacgcaaagagaactaacgagcacaccccatatttctcacttgcacataggtctgtttggtagaaatacgtccaattttaactgggcaatttaattttttacgagaaaacgtttgtgcggatccctttgaaactgtttaggaatttgctccgtactatggagaaaattcactgaaagcatGAAAATCCGCACatctgttttcatgtaaacaattgAATTAGCCAATTAAAATTGGCCATAGCTGATTTGGCTCGCTTCCTTTCtctttaacgcggtccaattgtactgccaagctaaggaaaattgccgtatgaatattcgacagttgccaaatttcctccaaattaATCATGTATTTTATTTAGAAAGGTTATAAatatttatccttaaaattatcaggttttttagatcaaattacaaagaaagtcgtctgaaaagtttgaagggaaatattaaaaaaattacagtaaattcggtttttaccgagagaaatctggcaacgcctgaaggctcatgcgtcgtttttccttagcacggcagtgtgcatCTCAAAGCACGGTGTACACCATAAAACACACTGTCAATAATAATTTTGGCTctgagttaattttgaaatgttctattgctgaagaagaacgccgtatgagcctccagacgttgccaaacttcattggataaaatatatatttttaggAAGAtctgttaacattttttttgccTCTATTAGAAAATTCTTTTCGCAACCACATCCATCCATAtcatctgaaaatctcaagagaaaatatgattATGACtctcctaaaaataaacattttattggaggcaattttacaactctcgaatgttcatacggcggttttccttggcacggcagtacattGATACTGAAGCAGAGTTGacaccactggaaaaaaagtcgcttggatctagagtccagactcttaagaacattcacaagaaaatatactcttcattcaatcgggtttttccttgaatcgaagagccaagcctcttgatttaagcggatttccttttgattcaagcaaaactccgattgaatcaagagtattttttcttgtcaatttttttaagagtctggactctagatccaagcttcTTCATTTTCCAGAGATATTTTTGGGACCGGGAAGGTTGACTTAGGAGAAATGCACTCAGACGCTTACTCATGCCCTAACGAATCCATGTCGCTCATCCGTGAGCAAGGAAACTATGAAGAGTACTCAGGGCGACTCTCTTGGAAATCTGAGTGACTCAAGGAAATGTTCTATATTGATAGTGAATCAGGGTGAATTTCCTTATAGTGCTAGGCATACACCACACAATACGGTGCACACTCCAGCAGGTGCAGTGTAGGCAATTAGCACGTCAGAGCGTAAATGTAAAATTGTGTAGTGTTTGAAGTATCTCCAGGATGTAGAAGGCGCTATATCGGGTGCCCGCAAGCACTCCTTACCTGCTCGCGATAGTTTGAATTCGCGAAGTCAGGGAATTAAAGCattactgccgtgttaaggaagaacgccatatgaacattcgagagttgccaaattgccctgcataaaacatgtattttagagaACGCgaatgcgtatttttccttgaaattttcagacattttagacgaagttgcgaacaaaattgtctgaaaaaagttaagaaaacatgcacgattttcccaataaattaaggttccattgaaggaaatgtgggaacgtctgaattttcatacggcgtttccccttagcacggtagattaGCAGTCAACCTTTTTTACTGAAAACTTTACAAGTGCTttgattttcataaaaaaaattatatatcaCGGCTCGCACACTGATTTTTGTATTAACTTCCTCCCTCGCATTAGCTTGGAGGATGGGATGTAGACTCTGAAGAATCCAGTATGAGCGAGGTCATTTTGAAACTATCCGTGGGATAAgacacagccccccccccccaaaaaaaaaaaaaaaatactgatttttatgtCAGTAACTGAAACTGCGCTAATATTCAGTTGATATTACCAAGACTGTGCTTTTATTTTGGTAATATTACTTCGACCAAGCTGATTTTTTGGAGTCAAAATTACCTCGACCGCAGACTCAGCTGAACTACTCAATCAAAGGGCCAAACCTAAGGGCGCAATATTCTGCAGAGCTCTACATTTTCGAGACTATCATTCCAAAACGTCAGTGCAAGTGtgttaaatatttattttttgtctcttttgtcacttttcattttccaaatcaaGTTTTGCCTGGGCATCAGTATTTTCACAATTGGACTacaatttgcaattaggagttaaaatttctttctcggtttagaaacaacgtatgtaccttcagtttccctatgcacgtaagtgtttttacaaatgagccagaaattgtagtttctaattgcgaAATTCAGTCCTTGGTATCAGTCCACTGGTTCAGTCCACTTGGTATCGCAAAACTGCTTAAAATCATGTTACTTTGCGAGTGGATTTGAAACATTCTTCCTGTAACCTTACTTACCTGACACTCTccttttttgggaggggggggggatacccGAGAGCACAACTTTTGGGGCGCCGTATAGTGAAACAAGCTAACAGAAGAGGAcgaacattaaaatttttggctaaaatttcaaatttcgaagtttttgccgtcacaaattcaatttcaatgagTGTTCCTGGAAAAAATACCAcaggaaaaccaatgaaaccacttttgaactttttctctcatatttttgaaaatataagctttcaaagcttCCAGAttgtgtccgacttctcccattgactcggtcTAGTTTGTGCCGACCAAAAACTCAGCCTAGGGCACTAGGAAtgtaaattgaatcagtgagaacgaaatcacaccaactcggtatctcgaaaatgctcaattttcatttgagacagccaattttcatgaagatAATTGAAGTTAGTGCATCTGTTCCGACTCGAACCTTAAAAGTGTCCTTTTGTAATTGTCTTTCGGCGCCAAAcatctttttcttagactaattggactgcattttgcactttggaactataaattctagcccggtttaaaaacaacgtatgtgccattagtttccctatgcacataagtgtttttccagaagagccagaacttatagttccgaattgcaaaatgcagtccaattaatctACCGTGCAGTTTTGTCTGTGTCTTGATTActgtcattttttcgagttggtgtgttttcgttctcaccgattcaattgGGCTTGTGGTGAAGGAGATGGAGGCGTACCTGGAGGCAGTTCCGAAGGCGGTGGCGATGGCCTGGCTCATGTTGGAGACGAAGCGGATGGGGGACTTCTTGGTGAAGAACATGTACATGGCCGGGAGGAGGATGAAGCCGTGGCAGAAGAGGCCCATGAGGACGGTGAGGAAGTAGAAGCCCAGCTTCCCGACGATCACGGCCAAGCTCTGCATCTCGATCATCTTGGACGAGACCAAGAACAAGATACCGAACGGCGATAACCTGCAGTCAATCACCACACCAGCAAAGTAAGAATTCGTCTCGTacaatggacctctagacaaggtacgaatttcagcattctgatacatgtatcttggctaaaattttacgtaaaatacgacgcgcacaacgaaa
This window contains:
- the Eaat1 gene encoding excitatory amino acid transporter 1 isoform X2; the protein is MPKLKSKQQQCIQHNLLTIVTVAGVAGGVVLGFILRGSASTPWTKRQIMYVSFLGDLFLRMLKMMIIPLLVCSIVQAVGTLDLSLSKKIGLRAIGYYVATTSLAVIQGILWVVLVQPGVGGEDDLNVPKVKVASRNVTTVDTLLDLLRNLFPPNIIQATIFQSRTVLVPTTKPNSTEPETDLYKWEIKDEWTEGSNVLGLVMFAVVLGITLTRMEEHARRPLLNVFSSMSDAAMIITNWIIWLSPFGILFLVSSKMIEMQSLAVIVGKLGFYFLTVLMGLFCHGFILLPAMYMFFTKKSPIRFVSNMSQAIATAFGTASSNASLPVSMRCLEEDNGVDPRVSRFVMPIGATINMDGTALYEAVAAIFIAQVRQVPLSFGDVLAVSVTATFASIGAAGIPQAGLVTMVMVLDTVGLPAEDITLIIAVDWLLDRFRTVANVLGDALGAGIVEHLSKDELERMDQIAAAAADRPNGDKVRSDDEWNTTSM